The Micropterus dolomieu isolate WLL.071019.BEF.003 ecotype Adirondacks unplaced genomic scaffold, ASM2129224v1 contig_14793, whole genome shotgun sequence genome contains the following window.
GGCACATTTGGATTTAATGACTTGCTTGGCAGATGGACAGACTTCCAGAGAAATTCAGTGGAGCTATTTAGGAAAATGGAAAGCATGTGTTTCTGTGGGAGTCTTGaataaggagaggaggaaaacgTGCAACAGAGATTCCAATGAAAATGAATTACTAAACTTGTTGTATACTGTCCAATTCTCCTCCTGTTACAGTGTCGTTTTCCTCAGAAAAGCCACACAGCGCTGTTCCAAACATGTGTTCTGAtgtgcccacagacattcagcttaagacatgctgctgttgtgatgttagctataggaGCATGAGAgttgtctggagctgctgtgctggatCTGGGATtgtgtcatcctctctgcatgttggctttgcagcagcaatAGCCACAGTTTGTTAACTCACAACTTAGCCGACGTTGGCTACGTTACCTGCTGTGTCGTTTTCGCTCCATATCGTGGTATTTGTCCAACCCCCCCTTTGATGGGTTGAATCTGTGAAAGCATTTCTGCACAGACTTATATCCAATTCTGtcaatttcatattttcatCCTTAAAtaggtttattgttgttgtgcaCCTAGTCGGCTTGGTAATAAAGCCATTCTGATCAcatgaaatggaaaataaacacCAACTAATCCGGCCTTTTTATTAGAAAGAGTTCCTTTAATGACCGGTGAGGCTCTAGTGAGCTCTCTAGCTCTCTTGGCACATCCTGGCTGCCATACCTTGATGTGAAGTGATGACATGCATCATGTGGTCTTTAATGTTGAGGAATAAAACAagatccaaggaaggttaaaatcaagggcaactgaactTGGTCAAAGTCCAGTCTATGGTTTAACGAGTATATCTTCAGACATACTGGATATAATGAGTGCAGACAGAGATTATACTCGTAATAACCTGAACGCGTATGGGTTTACACTGTCCTAAACCTAAAGTTTTTGTTGTCTCTGCAGGGAAGCAGAGGGGAAAACGGTGATCGTGGACCAAAAGGAAACCCTGGCTTTCCTGGACCTCAGGTCGGTACATCTCCATCGTCCTGTTTTATTTGTCTACGGTTAAAAACCCTTTCAGTGAACATATTATAGACACAGACTGAATGTAAACTGGACTCAGGTCGGACGGACAAAGTGATTAAACATCGTTAGAATCTGtaagtgtaataataaaatacagctaatTACACAGATGTCCATGAACAGATGTGGTAATAATATAAGTCATTAGATCTCAACACAATTCACTTGATATTTATTCATCAGCAGTTTCTTTTGGCAGTCTGTTAGTAATTACAGCACTGCAGTTCAGTTTGCTTCACTGACCTTTCTGCACAGAGCNNNNNNNNNNNNNNNNNNNNTATTTTCATCCTTAAAtaggtttattgttgttgtgcaCCTAGTCGGCTTGGTAATAAAGCCATTCTGATCAcatgaaatggaaaataaacacCAACTATCCGGCCTTTTTATTAGAAAGAGTTCCTTTAATGACCGGTGAGGCTCTAGTGAGCTCTCTAGCTCTCTTGGCACATCCTGGCTGCCATACCTTGATGTGAAGTGATGTTAAGTAATAAAACAagatccaaggaaggttaaaatcaagggcaactgagCTTGGTCAAAGTCCCGTCTATGGTTTAACGAGTATATCTTCAGACATACTGGAAATAACAAGAGTGCAGACAGAGATTATACTCGTAATAACCTGAACGCGTATGGGTTTACACTGTCCCAAACCTAAAGTTTTTGTTGTCTCTGCAGGGAAGCAGAGGGGAAAACGGTGATCGTGGACCAAAAGGAAACCCTGGCTTTCCTGGACCTCAGGTCGGTACATCTCCATCGTCCTGTTTTATTTGTCTACGGTTAAAAACCCTTTCAGTGAACATATTATAGACACAGACTGAATGTAAACTGGACTCAGGTCGGACGGACAAAGTGATTAAACATCTGTAGGGTCTGTAGGTGTAATCAGAGAACGTGATTAGGAAACGCTTTATTTACAGTAACTACACAGGTTATCAGGTGTTCTGCTATTTCCATGAACAGATGTGGTAAAATGTGGTAATAATTTCAGCAGTCATTAGATATTTTTTCTaaccaaaaaacatttttcatgtttttatttcacttgatATTTATTCATCAGCAGTTTCTTTTGGCAGTCTGTTAGTAATTACAGCACTGCAGTTCAGTTTGCTTCACTGACCTTTCTGCACAGAGCTAACATCATTATTTAAGGGCTGAGGGAGTATTAAATACACCGAGACTCAGTTATCAACTCGTACTCTTATTCATTTTATCACTTTGTGCTTTATTACAAGTTCAGCGAGATTTACATTTAGCCGTAACTCACCAGTCAAATTAGACTATTTACATCATTAGAATGTGTTAGTAAGTTTAATGACTAAAGTTTGACGAAATAGTCTGTATATTTTTGGTCACAAGGCCAAAGTGTTTATTCCCGTTCTGAATGTCGGggaggaaagtgtttactgagggaataaatcagctgagaagtagaaacattttctcacagacttgtgtacaatcacacttctttctgcagccgctggagagAACGCGGGTTTAAGGcgtcacttttcagacccggaggttcctgcttggttgTGACCCGTTTGGTACTTTCAGATCTGTTCTTCTTGCTTTGACTCTGTTGGTTTTTCCTGCAGGGTGAATCAGGAAAACCTGGAGACCCGGGGTTAGCCGGACGTCGTGGCCCTAACGGACAGAAGGTGTGTGACATCGTTTCCTGTGCCTTTTATCTGTGATTTCACCAACACATCATTTTAAGTCCAGATAATGTGGTTATTATAGTCCGGGACATTATCGCACCTCTGATATTTCTGGTAATTTGGTGGTTGGGTTCTACGTTCTGAGAGTAGACACAAATTGTCTTTAGGCAATCAGGAATGCTTAAATGGTGGATAATCAAAAATatgtcaggtgtgtgtgattTCTTAAAATCTTGGCTACAGAGTTGAgtacagaaaatgtttaaaatgtctgttgttgttgaagGGCCAACCAGGAGATCCGGGTGTTAAGGGTGCTCAAGGACCACAGGGGCCCAGAGGAACGCCGGTAAGGAGCTGAACATCAGAGTTTGTAAATACTGACTGTGTgtataaacatataaaatgcAATCGGTGATGCGGTCTGTGCTGTTTCAGGGTCAGGATGGCAGAGACGGTTATGGACCTCCAGGACCCAAAGGTTCCAAGGTAGAGCCGACCTTAACCTAATGAAGTTCTTTTATCAAATTCCCAGAAATCTGGGGACAGAAAATGTAAACGTGTCCATCTACTACCGCTGCTGCATGAACACGAGCTCATTGACTGATGGAGCTAATTCTCCACTCGCTGCCATTGCAGAAGAAGTAGAAGACACACCGGGAAGTGATGTAATTAAAAGACCCCCAGTCTAAGCTAGAACGATGGAGAACATGATAGAATTCAGATCAGTCTTCTTCAACCTTTGTATAAAGACTGTTCTGtaataacaaaatgaaaagcaaagaTTATTACTTCTTTCCTTCTTCACAGGGAGATCCGGGTTTTCCTGGTTACCCTGGTCTGCCGGTGAGTCCAACCCCACAGCCAAAACATGACAAAGAAGGAGTCCACACGGTTCAGGCATGAGCgatgacttcctgtttctgtgcatgtttatgtgtttaGGGTGAGGAAGGTCAGAAGGGAACCAAAGGATATCCAGGACGTGATGGGAACCGAGGTCGAGGGGTCGGTGACAACTTCACCTGagtgtttagtttttgttgatgattgtgtttttgcttcatCACTCCCTTTTTCTTTTGGTCTGATACATCCAGGGGAACTCAGGCAGGCCGGGAGAATCAGGCGGGTCCGGAGAGCCAGGACATCCAGGACACGATGTGAGTGGGAATCAATCAGTCACTTTATCATTTGTCCCACATTCAAAGACAAtgtcacacagacaaacattagAATACAAGAACATACAGCGGTAAACCTGTTCACCGGATATCTTACACCGACGCACCACGGGTCGTTCAGCTTATCTGAAGCGAGCCACAAATGTCCACCACAACCGCACAAGGTAGCAGATGGTACAAAGCACATGCCATAACTTCATGTGATACACATCACCACtactagggatgggtatcgctactctGTACCTtcatggggcggctgtggctcaggaggtagagcgggttggccgttaagcggaaggtcggcggtccttgggcaagatactgaaccccgaattgcccctggtggctgttccaccagtgtatgaatgtgcgtgagtgttagtttctgtttgagcactatgaatgtgtgtgaatggtgaatgtagtgtaaaagtgctttgagtggtcgaaaagactagaaaggcgctatacggaGCATTTTACGGTATCAACCGAAACTGCCCAGTTTTTAGTAGAATCGAaatgtctccagtcaaaccagtaatTCAGttgatactttttgtaaccagcaaaaaattatttgttatggtttttgcttgcagccaaacacgcaagcaacacaccgaaagaaagagaagagctcGCCCTTTTCTCCtcatgtgcctgcaccataaactgtataaaatagGCCTGAACGCGCCGAGTCCATGTGTGgttttaacagccgctcaccttcggctgcaTCTCAGGCGTGCTCCTCACAAGTTTATCAGCACAAGCTCGGCTTTCCGTTGGGTTCATCTTCTGGGATCATtgaacac
Protein-coding sequences here:
- the LOC123967018 gene encoding cuticle collagen 10-like, coding for EAEGKTVIVDQKETLAFLDLRSFLLSLQGSRGENGDRGPKGNPGFPGPQGESGKPGDPGLAGRRGPNGQKGQPGDPGVKGAQGPQGPRGTPGQDGRDGYGPPGPKGSKGDPGFPGYPGLPGEEGQKGTKGYPGRDGNRGRGGNSGRPGESGGSGEPGHPGHDVSGNQS